In Mercenaria mercenaria strain notata chromosome 15, MADL_Memer_1, whole genome shotgun sequence, a single genomic region encodes these proteins:
- the LOC123544897 gene encoding CD302 antigen-like, whose amino-acid sequence MDYSLAWVIVTVFFTQASEFCPPKWVWSGQFNACYKVFMTPKDWEDARNFCEKRNAKLTDLYDYEEQMFIKDTLLEAVSGHGVWVGATDDDEEDDWRWVDNTKVDIDRYSWWQGNPNNGDVPPFIDLVIPGEDCLEISLKTRYRGQLNDYNCEKKMAFICKKKDISTTSSTLETTGIVTEKDLSKEATDESMTPIVPALVSVFLIAVIASVAGIVIFLRRYRKQKSTRNYYEDAHVTPSANENFYTCLDTSDHLSICKNDSARVDLSDQSSIHEYHSVHFSTYESVNGNKTKVDVAGTDYLKPSTPRRY is encoded by the exons TGTTTTTCACACAAGCATCAGAATTTTGTCCGCCGAAATGGGTTTGGTCTGGTCAATTTAACGCTTGCTATAAAGTCTTCATGACGCCTAAAGACTGGGAAGACGCCAGAAACTTTTGTGAAAAACGGAATGCAAAACTTACTGACCTATACGACTATGAAGAACAAATGTTTATAAAAG ACACGTTGCTCGAGGCGGTCAGTGGACACGGTGTTTGGGTTGGGGCCACGGATGATGATGAGGAAGATGACTGGAGATGGGTGGACAATACTAAAGTAGACATAGACAGGTACAGCTGGTGGCAAG GAAATCCAAACAATGGTGATGTTCCACCATTTATTGATTTGGTCATACCCGGAGAAGACTGTTTAGAGATAAGCCTCAAAACAAGATACCGGGGTCAGCTGAATGACTACAATTGTGAGAAAAAGATGGCATTTATATGTAAAAAGAAAG ATATTTCCACAACTAGTTCAACACTGGAAACGACAGGTATTGTGACGGAGAAAGATTTGTCTAAAGAAGCGACAGATGAATCTATGACACCGATAGTACCAGCCCTTGTATCAGTGTTCCTCATAGCTGTAATAGCGTCGGTAGCTGGTATTGTGATCTTCTTAAG GCGTTACCGGAAACAGAAATCTACAAGAAACTATTACGAAGACGCCCACGTCACACCATCAgctaatgaaaatttttacacaTGTCTTGATACTTCTGATCACTtgtcaatatgtaaaaatgacAGTGCCCGTGTAGATTTAAGCGACCAAAGTAGTATTCATGAATACCATAGCGTGCACTTTTCAACATACGAGTCAGTCAATGGCAATAAAACTAAAGTGGATGTTGCAGGAACAGATTATTTAAAACCTTCAACACCCAGAAGATATTAA